The following are encoded in a window of Chionomys nivalis chromosome X, mChiNiv1.1, whole genome shotgun sequence genomic DNA:
- the LOC130868431 gene encoding mitochondrial intermembrane space import and assembly protein 40-like, with translation MAYCRQEGKDQIIFVTREDHESPSNAELVVDDPNDPYEEYGLTLPSGEINWNCPCFGGMASGPCGESFKSAFACFHYSTDEIKGSDCVEQFQAMQECVQKYPDVYPQEENEANGENKEEDKGNFYEEGEEDKEGEDGEEGEEDKEEREEE, from the coding sequence ATGGCCTACTGCCGGCAGGAAGGGAAGGATCAAATCATATTTGTGACCAGAGAAGACCACGAAAGTCCCAGCAATGCAGAGCTGGTGGTCGACGACCCCAATGATCCCTATGAGGAGTACGGCTTGACACTGCCAAGTGGAGAAATTAACTGGAATTGCCCGTGCTTTGGGGGGATGGCCAGCGGTCCTTGTGGAGAATCCTTCAAATCTGCCTTCGCCTGCTTCCATTACAGCACGGACGAAATCAAGGGGTCGGACTGCGTAGAGCAGTTCCAAGCCATGCAGGAGTGCGTGCAGAAGTATCCAGACGTCTATCCCCAAGAGGAAAATGAGGCCAACGGTGAGAACAAGGAAGAGGACAAGGGAAACTTCTACGAGGAGGGCGAGGAGGACAAGGAGGGCGAAGATGGCGAGGAGGGCGAGGAGgacaaagaagagagggaggaagag